A single Penaeus monodon isolate SGIC_2016 unplaced genomic scaffold, NSTDA_Pmon_1 PmonScaffold_88, whole genome shotgun sequence DNA region contains:
- the LOC119571946 gene encoding zinc finger protein 37-like encodes MSFHADWMPLPPLMDEEIPSTGVSVKEELREDISEDTCLEIKEEQFDYADKKRDEVSDVKGSHECLVFHNLHDLRHEANDEKDSCNLAQNHDDVLRVPLIVEDYGNQCSSDQGMHTESHTEDIEPKWKRQSYLVIHVRVHTKEKPYTCEFATRLFTEINLATMSFLADWMLLATHTDDEILSRGVSVKEEHSDDVTEETCLEIKEEPFDYECHDETVFCVPFVADEYGNKCLSDEDEAMHKESLKEDTQVKVEASFTCFTCDVCGEKFSEKSDINIHMRVHTKKKPYSCDICNKGFPSQSDLTRHVRVHTKEKPYSCEFCSKAFSERSNLVCHIRVHTKEKPYSCEICTKSFSCKSGLVKHMRVHTKEKPYNCEICKKDFAHKTCLVSHMKIHTNEKPYSCEICNKAFSEKNTLVRHMRVHTKEKPCKCEICYKAFAHRKSLLIHMKGHTEEKPYDPEVCDKDFSDKTSLESQMRVHTVEKPYNLRFATRTFHEELVE; translated from the exons ATGAGTTTCCACGCTGACTGGATGCCTTTACCCCCACTCATGGATGAGGAAATACCTAGCACAGGAGTCAGTGTCAAAGAAGAGCTCAGGGAAGATATTTCCGAGGATACCTGCCTTGAAATCAAGGAAGAGCaatttgattatgcagataaaaagagagatgaagtgagcGACGTGAAAGGGAGTCATGAATGTCTTGTTTTTCATAATCTTCATGACCTAAGACATGAAGCAAATGATGAAAAGGATTCGTGTAACTTGGCTCAGAATCATGATGACGTGTTAAGAGTGCCATTAATAGTGGAAGATTATGGGAACCAGTGTTCATCAGATCAGGGGATGCACACAGAAAGTCACACAGAGGATATAGAACCAAAGTGGAAACGAC AAAGCTATCTAGTGATCCATgtgagagtgcatacaaaagaAAAGCCATACACCTGTGAGTTTGCAACAAGGCTTTTCACAGAAATTAATCT GGCGACGATGAGTTTCCTAGCTGACTGGATGCTTTTGGCCACTCACACGGACGATGAAATACTTAGCAGAGGAGTCAGTGTAAAAGAAGAACACAGTGATGATGTCACTGAAGAGACGTGTCTAGAAATTAAGGAAGAACCATTCGATTATGAGTGTCATGATGAAACGGTATTTTGTGTGCCGTTTGTGGCTGATGAATATGGAAACAAATGTTTATCAGATGAGGATGAGGCGATGCATAAGGAAAGTCTCAAGGAGGATACACAAGTAAAAGTGGAAGCTAGCTTCACTTGTTTTACATGTGACGTATGTGGCGAGAAATTTTCTGAAAAGAGTGATATCAACATTCATATGAGAGTACACACAAAgaagaagccatacagctgtgatatTTGCAATAAAGGCTTCCCTTCCCAAAGTGATCTAACAAGGCATGTGAGAGtacacacaaaggagaagccatacagctgtgagttttgcagTAAGGCCTTCTCAGAGAGAAGTAATCTAGTATGTCACATAAGAGtgcatacaaaggagaaaccatacagctgtgagatatGCACCAAGTCATTCTCATGCAAGAGTGGCCTAGtaaagcacatgagagtacatacaaaggagaagccgtACAACTGTGAGATTTGTAAGAAGGACTTTGCACACAAAACTTGTCTAGTGAGccatatgaaaatacatacaaatgagaagccatacagctgtgagatttgcaataaggccttctcagAGAAAAATACTTTAGTACggcatatgagagtacatacaaaagagaaaccatGCAAATGTGAGATTTGCTATAAAGCCTTCGCACACAGAAAGAGTCTCTTGATCCATATGAAAGGACATACAGAGGAGAAGCCATACGACCCTGAGGTTTGTGACAAAGATTTCTCAGATAAGACAAGTCTAGAAAGCCAAATGAGAGTACATACAGTGGAGAAACCATACAActtgagatttgcaacaaggacTTTTCACGAAGAACTAGTTGAGTGA